DNA from Castellaniella sp. MT123:
GCCAGACGATCCTCCAGCACCACGCGCCGCGCCGACTCGCACGCTTGCCACAGCGGCTTGATCCAGCCGGGCGACTGCGCCTGTACGGCTTCTCCCACGATCAGCGCCAGCGGCGGCCCCATGTGCTCCATCCAGGCGCGGCACAGATGCTCGCCTTCCAGGATGACCCGGGTCTCACGCCGGCCGGACCGGCCCTGAGCCAGCCGCAGCCAGAGCCGGTAGTCGGGATTGTCGCGCGAAGCAATGTGACGAACGGGGGCGGACGATGTCATGACGGCGGAAGCGGCCTGGATCGAGGTTGTGATCAATCGGTGCGGTGTGCTGACGTGAAGTCCGCGGCATCCTCGGGCAACAGTTTGCGCACGGGGGCGAAGCTGCGCCGATGCGCGGGACACGGGCCGAATTCAGCCAGCCGGGCCAAGTGCAGCGCCGTGCCGTAGCCCTTGTGCTGGTCGAAGGCGTATTGTGGATATTGCGCGTGCAGCGTCAGGCAGCAGGCATCCCGTGCGGTCTTGGCCAGGATCGACGCGGCGGAAATCGCCGGCACCAGGGCATCACCGCCCACCACCGCGCGCGCCGGCGCCGGCAGGCCGGTCGGCAGGCGGTTGCCGTCAACCAGGATTAGCTGCGGCGCGTGCGACAAGGCCAGGCAGGCCTGGCGCATGGCCAGCAGCGTCGCCTGCAGGATGTTCAGGCGGTCGATGTCCTGGACGTCGACCTGGGCGATCGCCCAGGCGAGAGCCTGAGCGCGAATTTGTTCGGCCAGCTGCTCGCGCCGCTTCGGGCTGAGCTTTTTCGAGTCGTCCAGCCCATCGATGGGCCGATCAGGATCCAGGATCACGGCGGCGGCGAACACCGGCCCGGCCAGCGGCCCGCGCCCGGCCTCGTCCACGCCCGCCATCCATGACGGGCGGCTGTGCAGCGCACCAGAATCGCCTGCCGGCCCCCCGCCGGTGTCCGGTCCGAACAGATCGGGCTGTTCGAACAGATCGGTCTGTTCGAGCGAAGAAGACCGCCTTGACCGATCAGATCGCGTGGCCATGGCAGACGTCCAGAATGGCCTGCGCCGCCAGGCCCGGGGTATCCCGGCGTAATGTGCCGTGCAGCGCGGTGAAGCGATCCGAGATGCGCATGCCCAGCGCGGTGTCGGTCAGCGCCGTCCAGGTGTGTTCGGCCAGGGCCTCTGGCGTGGCGGCTTCTTGCAGCAGTTCGGGCACGACGAAATCGCGTTCCAGGATGTTCGGCAGGCCGACCCAGGGCAGGCTGGGCGCGGTCTGGCCGGATTTCCAGGCCATGAGGCGCCGCATCCACGGGGTGATGACGTAGGAAATCACCAGCGGCCGCTTGAACAGGGCGGCCTCCAGCGTGGCGGTGCCGCTGGCGACGAGCACGGCGTCGGCCGCCTCCATCGCGTGCCAGGCAACTGGCCATTCGCGCGTGTCCAGGCCGTCCGCCCGGCGTGCGGCCCCATCCTGCCCGCCGACAGCGGTCATATCCAGCACGCGGCAGTCCGGCACGGGATGCTGCGCCAGGATGCCGTCGAACTGCGCCCGGCGCCGGGCATTGACCACCGGCACGACGATCTGCAGGCCCGGGTCCTGGCGGCGTAAAAGCTGCGCGGCCTGCAGGAAACGCGGCGCCAGCAGACGCAGTTCGGATTCCCGGCTGCCGGGCATCAACGCCAGCACACGACGGGCGGGATCCAGCCCCAGCAAGGATCGGGCGGCCTGGCGGTCGGGGTGTTCGGGGATCAGTTCCGCCAGCGGATGGCCGACGTAGGTCACCGGGACACCCTGTTCGCGGTAGAGATCAACCTCGAAGGGGAACAGCACCAGCATATGCGAAACGGCGCGCCGGATCTGGTGGATGCGCTCGAAGCGCCAAGCCCAGATTGAAGGGCCCACGAAATGCACGGTGGGGATGCCGGCCGCGCGCACCTTTTCTTCCAGGCGCAGATTGAAGTCTGGCGCATCGACGCCGATAAAGACGTCGGGACGCTGTGCCAGCACCCGGCGCCGGGTGTCGTACCAGGTGCGTACCAGCCGTGGCGCCTGCCGCAGGGCATCCACATAGCCGAACACGGACAGCGCATCCATCGGGTGCCAGGCCTGAAAACCGGCGCGCGCCATGGCAGGCCCCCCGATACCCATCGTCTGTGCGGCCGGATCCCGCGCCAGCAGGCCCCGGATCATGCGGGCGGCCAGCAGATCCCCGGACGGCTCGCCGGCCACGATGGACGCGCGAATCCCGCCCCCGGATGACAGCGGGCCAGCTGCCCGATCCATCGTCATCGAAAGCCCCGGAGGTGCCCTGGCCTTGCGGCCGAGGGGCACCGAGCCGATGCTGCGTTCATGGACGCGCGATGCCCCGGGTGGAGGCGCGCAGGAAGTCGATCAGGGTTTGCACGACGGGGGCCTCGGACGGATGGGCCTGCTGAAGATCAACCAGGGCGTCGGCCGCCTGCTCGATGTTGAACTGGCGCCGATACAGGGTCTTGTAGGCTTCTTTCAGCACCTGGATGTCGTCCGGCGTAAAGCCGCGTCGGCCCAAGCCTTCGGAGTTGATGCCGACCGGCCGGAAAGAATCGCCCGCGCCGATCATGTAGGGCGGCACGTCCTGGCGCACCGAACTGGTGCCACCGATCATCGCATGCGCGCCGATGCGTACGAACTGGTGCACAGCGGATAATCCGCCGATGATGGCCCAGTCGCCGATGTGGATGTGACCGCCCAGCTGCACGCTGTTGGCGATCACGATGTGGCTTCCCAGCTGGCAATCATGCGCGATGTGGACGTACGTCATGATCCAGTTGTCGTCGCCCAGGCGGGTGGTCCCCACGTCCTGGACCGTGCCGATGTTGATCGTGACGTGTTCGCGGAAGGTGTTGCCGGCGCCGATCTCCAGCGCGGTGGGCTCACCCTGGTATTTTTTGTCCTGAGGAATGCCGCCGATCGAGCAAAACCGATAGAAGTGGTTGTTCGGGCCGATGGTGGTGTGCCCGTCGATGACGCAATGCGGCCCGACGCGCGTGCCGGCACCGATGCGGACGTGTTCGCCGATGATGCTGTAGGGGCCGACACTGACATCGTCACCCAGCACCGCGCCCGGCGCGACGATGGCCGTTGGATGAATCCGCGCCGTCGTCATGCTTCGTCCAGGACGCGCACCGCACACATGATCTTGGCCTCGGCGGCGATCTGGTCGCCGACTTTGGCGACGGCCGTGTACTTGCAGATCGAGCGGCTGAGCTTGTCGGCCGAGACTTCCATGCGCAACTGGTCCCCCGGCACGACCGGGCGGCGAAAGCGCGCGCCGTCCACGCCGACCAGATAATAGGCGACCTTGGTGCTGGCCAGGTTCGGGGCCCCCGCGTCGGCGAACGAAAACAAAGCTGCCGCCTGGGCAAGGGCCTCGATGATGAGCACGCCGGGCATCACCGGGTGGTGCGCGAAATGTCCCTGAAAGAACGGTTCGTTGTAAGTGACATTTTTGATGGCGACGATGCTCTTGCCCGGGTCCATCTCCAGGACGCGGTCCACGAGCAGCATAGGCTGCCGATGCGGCAGCCGCTCCATGATGTCTTTAATGTCGAGTTCCATTATTCTCTGTCCTGCTTGTTGTTCGCGGACTGCCTGGCGATCCCGGTAGCCGCTTGTCGTTCGGCGGACCGCACGCGCTTGCGTAATTGCGCCAGCTGGCCGATCACCGCCGCATTATGTTGCCAGGCGGCATGTTCAGCCACCGGGAATACCCCGGTATAGCGCCCTGGCTTGAGGATGTCGGATGTGACCGCCGTCCCGCCGGAAATGTGCACGTCGTCGCCCAGCGTCAGATGGCCGCCGAACATGGCCGCCCCCCCGATCACGCAGCGCTGGCCCATCGTGGTGGACCCAGCCACCCCTACACAGGCCGCCATCGCCGTGTGATCCCCGATACGGCAATTATGGCCGATCATGATCTGGTTATCGAGCTTCACGCCGTTACCCAGCACCGTGTCCTCGACCGCGCCCCGATCGACCGTGGTATTGGCGCCGATCTCGACGTCATCACCAATACGAACGCCCCCCAGCTGGGCGATCTTGGCCCAAGCCCCCGGGGTGCGCGGATCGGGCGCAAACCCGAAACCATCGGCGCCCAGCACCACACCGGAATGCAGAATGGCGCGCGCGCCCACGGACACCCCGTGATAGAGCGTGACCTGCGCATGCAGCAGACTGTCAGGCCCGATCGAGCAATCCGGACCGATCACGCAGCCGGCCCCGATCCGGGTACCGGCCCCGATCCGGGTGCCGGCCTCGATCACGGCCAGCGGCCCGATATGGACGCCGTCTTCCAGGACGGCAGTCAGTGCAATGATGGCGCTGGGGTGGATGCCCTGCGGCAGGCCGGCCACGCGGTGGCGGTCGAACCACTGGGCGAGCAGCGCATACATGAGATACGGCTGCGGGCACAACACAGCGGCCCAGGCGGGCGCCTGGGAGTGGCTGTCCTGGAAGGACGCCCAGTCTTCCGGACGCAGGATGACCGCGGCGGCGCGGCAGTCATCCAGCTGCGAGTGCAGTCGCGGATTGGAGAGAAAGCTGATCTCGGTGGGCCCCGCCGTGTTCAGCGAGCCGAGCCCCGCGATGCGCAGAGTGTCTGCGGCCGCGGTGCCGGTGATCCTGCACCCCAGCCCGACCGAGTCGGCTGCCTGCAACAGGTGCGGCAAGACTGGAGCCCGATCGGGCGCGAGCAGCACCGGCATCTGAAATCAGCCACCCAGGGCTTTGATGACCTGGTCGGTGATATCCACGCGCGGACTGACCGTCACGGCGTCCTGGATGATCAGATCATAGTTCTGCTGTTCGGCGATTTTTTTGATCGCGGTGTCGGCCTTTTCCACGATCGCGGAAAATTCCTCGTTCCGACGGCGGTTGAAGTCTTCCTGGAACTCGCGACGCTTGCGCTGCAGATCGGAATCGATGTCCTGCAATTGACGCTGGCGTTTGACACGGTCGGCCTCGGACAGCACGGGCGCGTCCTTGTCGAGTTTCTGGGCCTGGGAACGCAGACTGTCGGCCTGCTTCTGCAGATCCTGGTCACGTTTCTTGAATTCGGCCTCGATCTTGGCCTGGGCGGCCTTGGCCGGCTTCGAGTCGCGCAGAATGCGTTCCGTGCTGACGAAACCGATCTTCGTTCCCTGGGCATACGAGGGGACGACGAACAGCGCCCCAAGCCCGATCGCAGCAGCCACAGCCAGGGCACGATGGCCACGGACGGCGTGTTGCGCCAATGTTGAAACATTCAAACCTGAAAGACTCATGATGAAAAAACCACCTGCGGTGAACGCTGCGATAAAAAGGAACTATTGTGCCATTAAACGGAGGGAATCAGAACCCTGTGCCGATCTGGAACTGGAACAGTTGTTTCTCGTCGCCGTCCTTGGCATTCAGAGGACGACCGAACGACAATTGCAACGGCCCCAGAGGCGATTCCCAGGACAGGCCGATACCCGCCGAGAACTTCCAGCCGCAAGGATCGGAGACGCCGTTGTTGATGCCTTGTGTGCAAGGCGAACTGTCGGTGTTGGCGACTTGCCCGGCATCCGTGAAGAGGAACCAGCGCAGGGTGCGGTCCCGGGTGGCGCCCGGGAACGGCAGATACAGCTGCAAGTTGCCCACGATGCGCCGCGAGCCCCCCAGGTAGGTGTTGGTCAGGGTATCGCGGGGGCCGAGCGACGCGCCCTCGTAGCCGCGCACCGACCCGATGCCGCCCGCGTACATGTTCTTGATGACCGGGAAGGCCTTGCCGCTGCTGCCGTAGGTCTTTTCCCAGTCGGCCTGGCCGTTCAGGGCCAGGGTGAACGAACGCCCCATCGGCCAGAAGAACTGCTGCTGGCCGCTGAGCTTGTAGTATTTCAGATCCATCGTGGAGACATCCGCCGACAGGCGGGTATAGCTGCCCTTATGCGGCGCCAGCGCGCTGTCGCGCGTGTCTTTGGCCCAGCCCAAGCTGCCGATGACTGCGTTCGTGGTGTCGCCGTACTGGTCGACGAAATTCTGATAGGCCAGCGGCGCCGGATTCAGATTGAGATCCGTGCCCATGGTCATGTCGCGCAGGGAATTGCGCTCGAAGGTCGCGCCGGCGAACACGCGGTCCGTCTCGGAGATCGGGACCCCGAAATTCAGGCCCAGGCCCAGGGATTCGACGGCATACCAGCCCAGCGAGCCGCTATCGGCCACGGCATACGGCGTCGTGCGCCGGTAGTAGATGGACGTGGTCTTGCTGATGCCGTCCTGGGTCCAGTAGGGGTTGGTGTGCGAGATCACGGCAGCGCGGTTGGTGGCGCTGGTATTGACATTCAGCGACAGCGAGTTGCCGCTGCCGAATACGTTGTCCTGGCTGATCCCGGCCGAGAGCATCAGCTTGTCGGTCGTGCCGTAGCCAACCCCCAGGTTGATCATGCCGGTGGGTTTTTCCTTCACGTTCACGTCGACGTCGACCTGGTCGGGCGAGCCCGGCACGGGATCGGTCTTGACGTCGACCTCGCTGAAGTAGCCCAGCCGGTCGATGCGGTCCTTCGAGGTCTTGATGCTGGAGGAGTCGTACCAGGCGGCTTCCTGCTGGCGCATTTCACGGCGCACGACCTGGTCGCGGGTGCGCGTGTTGCCGCCCACGTTGATGCGGCGCACGTATACGCGGCGCCCGGGATCGACGTAGAACGTGAGCTTGGCGACATGCGTGTCGTGATCCAGGACCGGGCTGGGGTTCACATTGGCGAAGGCGTAGCCCAGCGACCCCAGGTAATCCGTCATGGATTTCGCGATCGCGTTGGTCTTTTCCGCCGAGAAGGTTTCGCCTTCGTGGACCGTGATGATCGGTTTGAGTTTGTCTTCCAGACCCAGCAGGTCGCCGGCCATGTCCACTGGCCCGAGCTTGTAGGGCTCGCCCTCGTGCACGGTCATGGTGATGTAGATGCTCTTGCGGTCGGGCGAGATCGTGACCTGGGGGGGTTCCATGGAGAATTCCAGGTAGCCGCGATCCAGGTAGTAGGAACGGATGCGCTCGACATCGCCCTCGAGTTTTTCGCGCGAATATTTGTTCGTGCCCGTGTACCAGGTCATCATGCCGCCGGTGGTCAGCTGCATCTGGTCTTCCAGGGTACCGGCGGAAAAGGCCTTGTTGCCGATGAATTCGATCTTGCCGATCGTGGTGACTTCGCCTTCGAAGATGTCGAAGCTGACACCGACACGGTTGCGCGGCAACGGTGTGATGACCGGATTGATCTGGACGCCGTACTTGCCTTTGGATAGATACTGCTGCTTCAGTTCGAAGACCGCGCGGTCCAGCATGGCCTGGTCGAAGATCCGGCCCTGGCCAAAGCCCACCTGGGACAACGATTTCGTCAGGGCTTTGGCATCGAATTCGCGCATGCCGTTGAAGTTGATCGAGGCGATCGTGGCGCGTTCCTTGACGGACACCACCAGGACATTGCCGCGTGCGTCGATCTTCACGTCGCTGAAGAACCCCGTGCCGTAGAGCTTCTGGATCGCGGTGGCGGCTTCTTCTTCGGTAAAGGTCTGGCCGATTTTCACCGGCAGATACGTGAAGATCGTTCCCGGATCGACCCGCTCGATGCCCTGCACCTGAATATCGCGCACGACGAAAGGCGTGAAGGCGGCCGCCACGGCGGGTGCCAGCAAGGCCGCCAGCACCACGGGAATGGCGCGCTTGATCAGACGAGAGTTCCGGAGAGACGACATCCTGGCAATCCTTTTCAGCCGTGACGGGGGTTGGAGACAAATGATGCGCGATTGTAAGTCACAACGCGATCACCTGAAAAGCCGCGAAAAATCATTGAACAAGGCCAGGAACATCAGGCCCAGAATTACACTCATGCCGATGCGCAGTCCCGCGTCGCGGACGCGATCCGGGACCGGGCGGCCGCCACGCAGCACCTCGATCAGGTAGAACAGCAAATGGCCACCATCCAGCATGGGAATGGGCAGCAGGTTCAACACCCCGATGCTGATGCTGATAAGCGCCAGAAAGCTGAGGTAGGCCTCCAGCCCGATCCGGGCGGTCTGCCCGGCGTATTCCGCGATCGTCACCGGCCCGCTGACGTTGCGCCAGGATACCGCGCCGACCACCATACGACCCATCATGCGCAACGTAAAGAGGCTCGTGTCCACCGTGCGCCGCACGCCGGCCCACAGGCTATCCAGGGGACCGAGGCGCACCAGCACCAGGGGTTGGCGCCCCTCGATCAGAGCGCCGATCCGGCCGATGGTCTTGCCCGCACCCGTGGCCGTCGCCGCAGGCGTGACGCTCAGGGTGACTTGCGTCGACTGGCGCAGGATAGTCAGCGGCAGCGGCTGGCCCGCATGGTCCTGGACGAACTGAACGAAGGCCTGGACCGAGGGCTGGGTGAGCCCACCCGCCGAAAGAATCACATCGCCAGGCCGCAGCCCAGCCAGCTGAGCCGCACCACCTGCCGTCAGCGACCCCACGACGGGTTGCGGTGCCTGCAGGACGAGGCCCGCCTGCTTCAGGGGATCGGGCCCGTCCGGACTCATCGCCTGGGCGGCCAGGCGCAGGTGCAGTTGCCGATCGGCGCCATCCGGTGACTGCACCGTCAGGGCGACCCGTCCGCCTCCGGCCAATGGTTCGAGCAATTGCCAGCGCGCCTGGGCCCAGGATGCGACGG
Protein-coding regions in this window:
- the rnhB gene encoding ribonuclease HII; translation: MAGVDEAGRGPLAGPVFAAAVILDPDRPIDGLDDSKKLSPKRREQLAEQIRAQALAWAIAQVDVQDIDRLNILQATLLAMRQACLALSHAPQLILVDGNRLPTGLPAPARAVVGGDALVPAISAASILAKTARDACCLTLHAQYPQYAFDQHKGYGTALHLARLAEFGPCPAHRRSFAPVRKLLPEDAADFTSAHRTD
- the lpxB gene encoding lipid-A-disaccharide synthase: MDRAAGPLSSGGGIRASIVAGEPSGDLLAARMIRGLLARDPAAQTMGIGGPAMARAGFQAWHPMDALSVFGYVDALRQAPRLVRTWYDTRRRVLAQRPDVFIGVDAPDFNLRLEEKVRAAGIPTVHFVGPSIWAWRFERIHQIRRAVSHMLVLFPFEVDLYREQGVPVTYVGHPLAELIPEHPDRQAARSLLGLDPARRVLALMPGSRESELRLLAPRFLQAAQLLRRQDPGLQIVVPVVNARRRAQFDGILAQHPVPDCRVLDMTAVGGQDGAARRADGLDTREWPVAWHAMEAADAVLVASGTATLEAALFKRPLVISYVITPWMRRLMAWKSGQTAPSLPWVGLPNILERDFVVPELLQEAATPEALAEHTWTALTDTALGMRISDRFTALHGTLRRDTPGLAAQAILDVCHGHAI
- the lpxA gene encoding acyl-ACP--UDP-N-acetylglucosamine O-acyltransferase, translating into MTTARIHPTAIVAPGAVLGDDVSVGPYSIIGEHVRIGAGTRVGPHCVIDGHTTIGPNNHFYRFCSIGGIPQDKKYQGEPTALEIGAGNTFREHVTINIGTVQDVGTTRLGDDNWIMTYVHIAHDCQLGSHIVIANSVQLGGHIHIGDWAIIGGLSAVHQFVRIGAHAMIGGTSSVRQDVPPYMIGAGDSFRPVGINSEGLGRRGFTPDDIQVLKEAYKTLYRRQFNIEQAADALVDLQQAHPSEAPVVQTLIDFLRASTRGIARP
- the fabZ gene encoding 3-hydroxyacyl-ACP dehydratase FabZ, encoding MELDIKDIMERLPHRQPMLLVDRVLEMDPGKSIVAIKNVTYNEPFFQGHFAHHPVMPGVLIIEALAQAAALFSFADAGAPNLASTKVAYYLVGVDGARFRRPVVPGDQLRMEVSADKLSRSICKYTAVAKVGDQIAAEAKIMCAVRVLDEA
- the lpxD gene encoding UDP-3-O-(3-hydroxymyristoyl)glucosamine N-acyltransferase: MPVLLAPDRAPVLPHLLQAADSVGLGCRITGTAAADTLRIAGLGSLNTAGPTEISFLSNPRLHSQLDDCRAAAVILRPEDWASFQDSHSQAPAWAAVLCPQPYLMYALLAQWFDRHRVAGLPQGIHPSAIIALTAVLEDGVHIGPLAVIEAGTRIGAGTRIGAGCVIGPDCSIGPDSLLHAQVTLYHGVSVGARAILHSGVVLGADGFGFAPDPRTPGAWAKIAQLGGVRIGDDVEIGANTTVDRGAVEDTVLGNGVKLDNQIMIGHNCRIGDHTAMAACVGVAGSTTMGQRCVIGGAAMFGGHLTLGDDVHISGGTAVTSDILKPGRYTGVFPVAEHAAWQHNAAVIGQLAQLRKRVRSAERQAATGIARQSANNKQDRE
- a CDS encoding OmpH family outer membrane protein, with protein sequence MSLSGLNVSTLAQHAVRGHRALAVAAAIGLGALFVVPSYAQGTKIGFVSTERILRDSKPAKAAQAKIEAEFKKRDQDLQKQADSLRSQAQKLDKDAPVLSEADRVKRQRQLQDIDSDLQRKRREFQEDFNRRRNEEFSAIVEKADTAIKKIAEQQNYDLIIQDAVTVSPRVDITDQVIKALGG
- the bamA gene encoding outer membrane protein assembly factor BamA; this encodes MSSLRNSRLIKRAIPVVLAALLAPAVAAAFTPFVVRDIQVQGIERVDPGTIFTYLPVKIGQTFTEEEAATAIQKLYGTGFFSDVKIDARGNVLVVSVKERATIASINFNGMREFDAKALTKSLSQVGFGQGRIFDQAMLDRAVFELKQQYLSKGKYGVQINPVITPLPRNRVGVSFDIFEGEVTTIGKIEFIGNKAFSAGTLEDQMQLTTGGMMTWYTGTNKYSREKLEGDVERIRSYYLDRGYLEFSMEPPQVTISPDRKSIYITMTVHEGEPYKLGPVDMAGDLLGLEDKLKPIITVHEGETFSAEKTNAIAKSMTDYLGSLGYAFANVNPSPVLDHDTHVAKLTFYVDPGRRVYVRRINVGGNTRTRDQVVRREMRQQEAAWYDSSSIKTSKDRIDRLGYFSEVDVKTDPVPGSPDQVDVDVNVKEKPTGMINLGVGYGTTDKLMLSAGISQDNVFGSGNSLSLNVNTSATNRAAVISHTNPYWTQDGISKTTSIYYRRTTPYAVADSGSLGWYAVESLGLGLNFGVPISETDRVFAGATFERNSLRDMTMGTDLNLNPAPLAYQNFVDQYGDTTNAVIGSLGWAKDTRDSALAPHKGSYTRLSADVSTMDLKYYKLSGQQQFFWPMGRSFTLALNGQADWEKTYGSSGKAFPVIKNMYAGGIGSVRGYEGASLGPRDTLTNTYLGGSRRIVGNLQLYLPFPGATRDRTLRWFLFTDAGQVANTDSSPCTQGINNGVSDPCGWKFSAGIGLSWESPLGPLQLSFGRPLNAKDGDEKQLFQFQIGTGF
- the rseP gene encoding RIP metalloprotease RseP, producing the protein MLLTLIAFALALGLLITFHELGHYWVARLSGVRILRFSVGFGRVLLRRHDRHGTEWALSAIPLGGYVKMLDDAPPDADEATRRSAFNAQPLSRRIAVVAAGPVANLVLAALIYTVLGMWGTQEPAAILAAPPAGTPAALAGVQARDTLKAVDGTPVASWAQARWQLLEPLAGGGRVALTVQSPDGADRQLHLRLAAQAMSPDGPDPLKQAGLVLQAPQPVVGSLTAGGAAQLAGLRPGDVILSAGGLTQPSVQAFVQFVQDHAGQPLPLTILRQSTQVTLSVTPAATATGAGKTIGRIGALIEGRQPLVLVRLGPLDSLWAGVRRTVDTSLFTLRMMGRMVVGAVSWRNVSGPVTIAEYAGQTARIGLEAYLSFLALISISIGVLNLLPIPMLDGGHLLFYLIEVLRGGRPVPDRVRDAGLRIGMSVILGLMFLALFNDFSRLFR